Proteins encoded by one window of Blautia argi:
- the rsmA gene encoding 16S rRNA (adenine(1518)-N(6)/adenine(1519)-N(6))-dimethyltransferase RsmA, with the protein MTAPYLGNPKKTIEVLQKYDFVFQKKFGQNFLIDTHVLDKIVNAARITKEDFVLEIGPGIGTMTQYLASAAREVFAVEIDRALIPILEDTLQDYENVTILNEDILKVDIRKLAEERNGGRPIKVVANLPYYITTPIIMGLFEGEVPIDSITVMVQKEVADRMQVGPGTKDYGALSLAVQYYAEPYIVANVPPNCFMPRPKVGSAVIRLTRHETPPVDVKDTKLMFRIIRASFNQRRKTLANGLKNSPEISFTKEEIQNAIAACRFPEGVRGEALSLEDFAALTNEFSKIK; encoded by the coding sequence ATGACAGCCCCTTATCTGGGAAATCCAAAGAAAACCATAGAGGTTCTTCAAAAATATGATTTTGTTTTTCAGAAAAAATTCGGGCAGAATTTCCTCATTGATACCCATGTATTGGATAAAATTGTAAATGCTGCAAGGATTACAAAAGAAGACTTTGTTCTGGAGATTGGTCCTGGTATCGGGACCATGACCCAGTATCTTGCCAGCGCGGCGAGAGAGGTCTTTGCAGTAGAGATTGACAGGGCATTGATTCCTATTCTGGAAGATACCCTGCAGGATTACGAAAACGTAACCATTCTCAATGAAGATATATTAAAGGTAGATATCAGAAAGCTGGCAGAGGAGCGCAACGGCGGAAGGCCAATAAAAGTTGTGGCGAATCTGCCCTATTATATTACAACGCCGATTATCATGGGATTGTTTGAGGGAGAAGTGCCTATTGACTCCATTACGGTTATGGTGCAGAAGGAAGTGGCAGACCGCATGCAGGTAGGGCCGGGAACAAAGGATTATGGCGCCCTGTCTTTGGCTGTGCAGTATTACGCAGAGCCGTATATTGTAGCAAATGTACCGCCAAACTGTTTTATGCCAAGACCGAAGGTGGGAAGTGCGGTGATACGCCTTACAAGACATGAAACCCCTCCGGTTGATGTGAAGGATACAAAGCTGATGTTTCGGATTATCCGGGCGTCTTTTAACCAGAGGAGAAAAACACTGGCAAATGGTTTGAAGAATTCACCGGAAATTTCCTTTACAAAGGAAGAAATCCAAAATGCCATAGCAGCCTGCAGATTTCCGGAGGGTGTTCGGGGAGAAGCTCTGAGTTTGGAAGATTTTGCGGCTCTTACCAATGAGTTTTCAAAAATAAAATAA
- a CDS encoding ROK family transcriptional regulator gives MPIANQEMIRNTNRRLVLEYIVNNPPVSRADLAKHLQLTKATISNIVQELLDKNLVQEIGSAQTAMGRKPILLKFHQSCGQVLAIDVRPHQIITLITDLKGENCRVKEFPFSPEANLLPLLEHIISEHMENCKESPYGIVGIGIGIYGVVHKNRIVFTPYYPLPAPNLSELLSGRFQIPVFSENESNFSVLGESAFRCGYQNMIHINVHDGIGMGILVNGKLYKGQDGYAGELGHTILFPDGKPCACGNEGCLEQYASERAILEEYARKIGQSHVNTEEFLKDYQQKRPEAIEMINLFVKYMAIGMNNIVNTFNTDLIVLNSFFSNCIPDINSRIAEYLRCHQNRDCKILASRLQDISCLIGGIRVCIEHFLDIEHLQIQTLSADLENPEHS, from the coding sequence ATGCCCATTGCCAACCAGGAAATGATAAGAAACACCAACCGACGGCTGGTTTTAGAATACATTGTAAACAATCCCCCTGTTTCCAGAGCAGATTTAGCAAAGCATTTGCAGCTTACAAAGGCTACCATTTCCAACATTGTGCAGGAACTGCTGGACAAAAATCTGGTTCAGGAAATCGGAAGCGCCCAGACTGCCATGGGAAGAAAACCTATTTTACTGAAATTCCATCAAAGCTGCGGTCAGGTTCTTGCCATAGACGTGCGCCCGCACCAGATTATCACCCTGATAACAGATTTAAAAGGGGAGAACTGCCGGGTAAAGGAATTTCCCTTCTCTCCTGAAGCGAACCTGCTTCCTCTGTTGGAACACATTATTTCTGAACATATGGAAAACTGCAAAGAAAGTCCTTACGGCATTGTAGGAATAGGTATTGGTATTTACGGTGTTGTGCATAAAAACCGTATTGTTTTCACTCCTTACTATCCTCTTCCTGCGCCAAATCTGAGTGAACTGCTTTCCGGAAGATTTCAGATTCCGGTTTTTTCGGAAAATGAATCCAACTTTTCTGTGCTTGGAGAATCTGCCTTTCGCTGTGGATATCAAAATATGATACACATCAATGTCCACGATGGCATCGGTATGGGAATTTTAGTCAACGGAAAACTTTATAAGGGACAGGACGGATATGCCGGGGAACTGGGACATACCATTCTCTTTCCAGACGGAAAGCCCTGCGCCTGTGGAAATGAAGGCTGCCTGGAACAATATGCTTCTGAACGGGCTATCTTAGAGGAGTATGCACGCAAAATCGGTCAATCCCATGTCAATACAGAAGAATTTTTAAAAGATTACCAGCAAAAACGCCCAGAAGCCATAGAAATGATAAATCTGTTTGTCAAATACATGGCAATTGGTATGAATAACATTGTAAATACCTTTAATACAGACCTGATTGTACTGAACAGCTTTTTCTCCAACTGTATCCCGGATATCAATTCCCGGATTGCAGAATACCTTCGCTGCCACCAAAACAGGGACTGCAAAATCCTTGCTTCCCGACTCCAGGATATTTCCTGTCTAATCGGCGGAATCCGTGTCTGTATCGAACATTTTCTGGATATTGAGCACCTGCAGATTCAGACACTTTCTGCTGATTTGGAGAATCCTGAACATTCATAA
- a CDS encoding DUF1002 domain-containing protein, giving the protein MKKKGIALLLTGLMIAATPFSVYADREDAKLNVPYVSLGADLNTTERAAVLHFLGVTEEELKEYTVATVTNKDEHDYLDSYLDKSVIGSRALSSVLVEGKKDGNGINVTTKNITYCTPGMYENALATAGIKDADIIVAGPFEISGTAALVGAIKSYENMTGETVKTENVETATNELVITGQVAESVGDTEKAEQLIGAVKEQVVDGQAVTAEEIGEVVDQAAEELSIQLSEEDRQAIVKLMEKIDGLNLDVETLKEQAKDLYGKIEDLGLKLDINKEEVEGFFQKIINAIKEFFAGLTEG; this is encoded by the coding sequence ATGAAGAAAAAAGGAATTGCGTTACTGTTGACAGGGCTTATGATAGCAGCAACCCCATTTTCTGTCTATGCAGACCGGGAAGATGCAAAGCTGAATGTGCCTTATGTTTCCCTTGGTGCGGATTTGAACACAACGGAGCGTGCTGCAGTGTTGCATTTTCTGGGAGTGACAGAGGAGGAACTGAAGGAGTATACTGTGGCGACAGTGACAAATAAAGACGAGCATGATTATCTGGATTCTTATCTGGATAAGAGCGTTATTGGTTCAAGGGCGCTGTCTTCTGTGCTGGTAGAAGGGAAGAAGGACGGAAACGGCATTAATGTTACTACGAAGAATATTACCTACTGTACTCCGGGAATGTATGAAAACGCCCTGGCAACAGCAGGAATTAAGGACGCGGATATTATTGTAGCAGGCCCTTTTGAGATTTCCGGTACAGCCGCGCTGGTAGGCGCCATTAAATCCTACGAAAATATGACCGGGGAAACTGTGAAGACGGAAAATGTGGAAACAGCTACAAATGAGCTTGTGATTACCGGGCAGGTGGCAGAGAGCGTAGGAGATACAGAGAAAGCGGAGCAGCTCATCGGCGCGGTGAAAGAACAGGTGGTAGACGGCCAGGCAGTGACAGCAGAGGAAATCGGCGAAGTAGTAGACCAGGCAGCCGAGGAGCTGAGTATTCAGCTTTCTGAAGAAGACCGTCAGGCGATTGTGAAGCTTATGGAAAAAATAGACGGTCTGAATCTGGATGTGGAAACTTTGAAGGAACAGGCAAAGGATTTGTACGGAAAAATTGAGGATTTGGGACTGAAGCTGGATATTAACAAGGAAGAGGTGGAAGGCTTTTTCCAGAAGATTATCAATGCCATTAAGGAATTTTTTGCGGGGCTGACAGAAGGGTAA
- a CDS encoding transposase, with amino-acid sequence MTIIVSVFLRGYRGKTVDFAEVSNQHRTTTAYFLNHGKWNDSALQDTLKNAVIQVIYLEAQRSGQPVFCIVDDTIASHTRPSLQAGHPIEAAYFHQSHLKGCQDYGHQIVSVMLSCNGLILNYADILYDKSKSKIQIVQEIADELPVAPVISYFLCDSWYTSVKVMESFIRKGFYTIGALKTNRVIYPCGIRQKVSEFALHLRKTDRAVSLVTVGGREFYVYRYEGELNDIPNAVVIISYPREAFGNPKSLRVFISTNAGISTQEILDTYTERWPIELFFRQSKNKLALDKCQIRSRQGIERYWLIMSLVHYMCCMHSGKYNTFEEGYRYFQDQVKTERIGNLHQFIKNGASLEAVLKLVG; translated from the coding sequence ATGACTATCATTGTTTCCGTTTTCCTCCGTGGTTACAGGGGGAAAACTGTAGATTTCGCCGAAGTAAGTAACCAGCATAGAACCACAACCGCCTATTTCCTGAACCACGGCAAGTGGAATGATTCCGCTCTCCAGGATACTTTGAAAAATGCCGTCATACAGGTTATTTATCTGGAAGCGCAACGCTCAGGACAGCCTGTTTTCTGTATTGTGGATGATACGATTGCTTCGCATACCAGGCCTTCGTTACAGGCCGGGCATCCAATTGAAGCGGCGTACTTTCATCAATCCCATTTAAAGGGCTGTCAGGATTATGGGCATCAGATTGTTTCTGTCATGCTTTCCTGTAATGGGCTCATACTGAATTATGCCGACATCCTGTATGACAAATCAAAGTCAAAGATACAGATTGTCCAGGAGATTGCGGATGAACTTCCTGTGGCACCGGTGATTTCCTATTTCCTATGCGACAGCTGGTATACCTCCGTAAAGGTAATGGAGAGTTTTATCCGGAAAGGATTTTATACGATTGGAGCGCTGAAGACCAACCGGGTCATCTATCCATGCGGAATCCGCCAGAAAGTCAGTGAGTTTGCCCTTCATTTGAGAAAAACAGACCGTGCTGTCAGCCTTGTGACCGTTGGCGGCCGTGAATTCTATGTGTATCGCTACGAAGGAGAACTCAATGATATTCCAAACGCGGTGGTTATTATCAGCTATCCCCGGGAAGCTTTTGGAAATCCGAAATCGCTGAGGGTATTTATATCCACAAATGCCGGAATATCCACACAGGAAATCCTTGACACATATACAGAACGGTGGCCAATCGAATTATTTTTCCGTCAGAGCAAAAACAAACTTGCGCTGGACAAATGTCAGATCCGCTCACGGCAGGGAATCGAGCGGTATTGGCTGATCATGTCATTGGTTCATTACATGTGCTGTATGCATTCTGGGAAATACAATACCTTCGAGGAAGGATACCGGTATTTTCAAGATCAAGTCAAAACAGAGCGAATCGGTAATCTGCACCAGTTCATAAAAAATGGCGCGTCACTTGAAGCTGTTTTGAAACTGGTAGGGTAG
- a CDS encoding DUF3825 domain-containing protein: MLRNYIQFTYNRIDEENKFILSPDKKFRCMNTGLLTIYNQEIVAIFARNTVKGKQPWFFNGFFKETDKFFTTNFSMLPPLADYCDNVKELVYENCLEMILSKMPLTK; the protein is encoded by the coding sequence ATTTTAAGAAATTATATTCAATTTACTTACAACAGGATTGATGAAGAAAATAAATTTATCCTTTCTCCTGACAAAAAATTCCGATGTATGAACACAGGATTATTGACTATATACAATCAGGAAATCGTTGCTATATTTGCCCGAAACACCGTCAAAGGAAAACAACCTTGGTTCTTCAATGGATTTTTTAAGGAAACGGATAAATTTTTCACAACTAATTTTTCTATGCTTCCACCACTTGCTGATTACTGTGACAACGTCAAAGAACTCGTTTATGAAAATTGCCTGGAAATGATTCTATCCAAAATGCCCTTGACAAAATAG
- a CDS encoding PTS transporter subunit IIC: MKRILNRFFIEGFSGMAYGLFTTLVLGTGLCQISGLLDGQVAAFLLHLGQLAIALTGAGIGIGMACRLEESSLAALSAAIAGTVGAFAKEFASGALFQTEGISSLAEKTEPLGAFFAAFAAIELVRLIEGRIRSDLVLAPAAGILGGSLVGIWAGIPLSHGMEYLGNAVNWAAQQKPFLMGMTISLLMCIFITLPLNAAALAITLHLTGLAAGAATVGCCCSMVGFAIAGYKENGVGGLLSLGLGTPLLELPNILKRPLIWLPVLLSSAILGPVSTLIAKMNNTAAGAGIGSMALLGQISTFQTMTAQEEPAVVMVKIVLLHFVLPGVLTLGIAQGMRKLHMIKDGDMKLEM, translated from the coding sequence ATGAAAAGAATATTAAATCGCTTTTTTATTGAAGGTTTTAGCGGTATGGCATACGGGCTGTTTACCACACTGGTACTGGGAACCGGGCTTTGTCAGATTTCCGGTCTTTTAGACGGGCAAGTGGCAGCGTTTTTGCTTCACCTGGGACAGCTTGCCATTGCTCTTACCGGAGCAGGCATTGGCATTGGTATGGCCTGCCGCCTGGAGGAAAGCTCTCTTGCCGCTCTTTCTGCTGCCATTGCAGGGACTGTGGGAGCCTTTGCCAAAGAATTTGCTTCCGGAGCGCTTTTTCAGACAGAGGGAATCTCTTCTCTTGCTGAAAAAACAGAGCCTCTGGGGGCTTTTTTCGCAGCTTTTGCCGCCATTGAACTGGTACGCCTTATAGAGGGCAGAATCCGTTCTGACCTTGTACTTGCCCCTGCTGCCGGAATCCTGGGCGGCTCTCTTGTAGGCATTTGGGCAGGAATCCCTCTAAGTCATGGCATGGAATATCTGGGAAATGCAGTAAACTGGGCAGCGCAGCAAAAGCCTTTTCTCATGGGTATGACCATATCCCTGCTGATGTGTATTTTCATCACCCTGCCACTAAACGCTGCAGCGCTGGCAATCACCTTGCATCTTACCGGTCTTGCCGCAGGCGCTGCTACTGTGGGCTGCTGCTGCAGTATGGTGGGCTTTGCCATTGCCGGATATAAGGAAAACGGCGTGGGAGGTCTTCTGTCCCTGGGGCTTGGCACTCCCCTTTTAGAACTTCCAAACATTCTGAAAAGACCCCTTATCTGGCTGCCTGTCCTTCTCTCCAGTGCGATTCTGGGACCGGTCAGCACACTGATTGCCAAAATGAACAACACAGCTGCAGGAGCCGGAATTGGCAGTATGGCATTACTGGGACAGATTTCCACTTTCCAGACCATGACCGCCCAGGAAGAGCCTGCGGTTGTTATGGTGAAAATCGTACTTCTGCACTTTGTACTGCCAGGAGTGCTGACACTGGGAATCGCTCAGGGTATGCGGAAGCTGCATATGATAAAAGACGGGGATATGAAACTTGAGATGTGA
- a CDS encoding S1 RNA-binding domain-containing protein, with amino-acid sequence MSEEMKKQETMEDFMDEINASFSDFRDDDMLIWDKLEQMKEDKTEFEVTVEGIVKGGVIAYVEGIRAFIPVSKLALTYVEDPEDYLKKTLTVRVFEVDEQENRLILSAREILKEKADAEKLKKINSIQVGSIVEGKVESLQTYGAFVDLGDGISGLVHISQISEKRIKSPKAVLRIGDTVTAKVIKNEDGKISLSMKALIEIPEEKDEEPDYELPESEEISTSLGSLFKNLKL; translated from the coding sequence ATGTCAGAAGAAATGAAAAAACAGGAAACCATGGAAGATTTCATGGACGAAATCAATGCGTCCTTCTCTGATTTCAGAGATGACGATATGCTTATCTGGGACAAACTGGAGCAGATGAAAGAAGATAAAACAGAATTTGAGGTTACAGTAGAAGGAATCGTAAAAGGCGGTGTCATTGCGTATGTAGAGGGAATCCGTGCTTTCATCCCTGTATCCAAGCTTGCTCTTACTTATGTGGAAGACCCGGAAGATTATCTGAAAAAGACTCTGACTGTCCGCGTGTTTGAAGTAGATGAGCAGGAAAACCGTCTGATTCTCTCTGCCAGAGAAATCTTAAAGGAAAAAGCCGATGCCGAAAAACTGAAAAAAATCAACAGCATTCAGGTGGGCAGCATTGTAGAAGGAAAGGTAGAATCCCTGCAGACCTACGGTGCATTTGTAGATTTGGGAGATGGCATTTCCGGTCTGGTACATATTTCTCAGATTTCCGAAAAGAGAATCAAATCTCCAAAAGCCGTGTTACGCATTGGGGATACGGTAACAGCAAAAGTTATTAAAAACGAAGACGGCAAAATCAGCCTGAGCATGAAAGCTTTAATCGAAATTCCGGAAGAAAAGGATGAAGAACCGGATTACGAATTACCGGAAAGTGAAGAAATCTCTACTTCCCTTGGATCCTTATTTAAGAATCTGAAATTATGA